A genomic stretch from Deltaproteobacteria bacterium includes:
- a CDS encoding HD domain-containing protein yields the protein LRLALDPATRRAIPATLEIFSKVAMERVREELIKLLVRGAPPSRGLRLLHSTGLLARIVPELLESVRFAQNRYHRWDVWQHTLRCVDFAPADLVVRLAALLHDVAKPRCAAPKEGAPGEHTFYDHEKVGAQLAAAILQRLKFPRRETERVALLVAEHNWHFLPEWNDATVRRVLARIGPAEIPALWALRRADLKARGRLVEEGLANQAEAEVRFQREIDRAAALKVSDLAIRGEDVMRELHIGPGREVGEVLARLLERVIDDPDLNTREALLRLLPEVTASYPQ from the coding sequence CGCTGCGCCTCGCCCTCGACCCCGCGACCCGGCGCGCCATCCCGGCGACGCTGGAGATTTTCTCGAAGGTCGCGATGGAGCGGGTGCGCGAGGAGCTGATCAAGCTGCTGGTGCGGGGCGCGCCGCCGAGTCGCGGGCTCCGGCTGTTGCACAGCACGGGTCTACTCGCGCGCATCGTCCCCGAGTTGCTCGAGTCGGTGAGGTTCGCGCAGAACCGGTATCACCGCTGGGACGTCTGGCAGCACACGCTGCGGTGCGTGGATTTCGCTCCGGCGGACCTGGTGGTACGGCTGGCGGCGCTGCTCCACGACGTCGCGAAGCCGCGCTGCGCCGCGCCGAAGGAGGGCGCTCCGGGCGAGCACACGTTCTACGATCACGAGAAGGTCGGCGCGCAGCTCGCCGCCGCGATTCTGCAGCGGCTGAAATTTCCGCGCCGCGAGACGGAGCGCGTGGCGCTGCTGGTGGCCGAGCACAACTGGCACTTCCTCCCCGAGTGGAACGACGCCACCGTCCGCCGCGTGCTGGCCCGCATCGGGCCCGCCGAGATACCCGCTCTCTGGGCGCTGCGAAGGGCGGATCTGAAGGCCCGCGGGCGTCTCGTCGAGGAAGGGCTGGCGAATCAGGCGGAAGCGGAAGTCCGCTTCCAACGGGAGATCGATCGCGCTGCGGCGCTGAAGGTGTCGGATCTCGCCATCCGCGGCGAGGACGTGATGCGCGAGCTCCACATCGGGCCCGGACGCGAGGTCGGCGAAGTGCTCGCGCGGCTGCTCGAGCGAGTGATCGACGACCCGGATCTGAACACCCGTGAGGCGCTACTCCGACTTCTGCCGGAGGTCACCGCAAGTTATCCACAGTGA
- a CDS encoding hybrid sensor histidine kinase/response regulator encodes MDRMWTREGGQGLHAHSGRAESGRRAPFRAVDRMLDSAPRDLRAPTQPGRSSMAEQAPPPHPRILYIEDNPESRALVRNVLEARGFDVLEASDGIAGIDLAISAHPDLILCDIEMPGIDGYETATRLRSYRGLDGCPIVVLTSHGDRGLSLSIGCDGYIEKPIDVEKFPGQLREFLKGKREKVKTAEERRYLREYSQSLVERLEATVRELTAANSRLRAAARSKTEFMQNLSHELATPLTPITGYLKILKSEKTGALTEPQRKILDSMQTASERLSRTIDNLVDFATLESGGYAIHRDTFDPRAAAKSVLDEEKPKAKARRITLELSVDSLPETGWGDERKLKQALGNVIDNAIKFSPHGSHVLVRVASDSQQLSFEVYDQGEGMLADEAEKVFDPFFHADRVGEERAPGAGLGLPVAKQIIEAHGGRISAESPPKNQPDSKAHFSGTKLSFWIPLRAFAPKEPHPTPFHESAPEGGTS; translated from the coding sequence GTGGACAGGATGTGGACGAGGGAGGGCGGACAGGGCCTCCATGCGCACAGCGGGCGAGCAGAAAGCGGCCGGCGCGCTCCTTTCCGGGCAGTCGACCGGATGCTAGACTCCGCGCCGCGCGACCTACGGGCCCCCACGCAACCCGGACGTTCATCGATGGCCGAACAGGCACCCCCGCCCCATCCGCGCATCCTCTACATCGAGGACAACCCGGAAAGTCGGGCACTCGTCCGCAACGTCCTGGAAGCGCGAGGATTCGACGTTCTCGAGGCTTCCGATGGCATCGCCGGGATCGACCTCGCCATCTCGGCGCACCCCGACCTGATCCTCTGTGACATCGAGATGCCGGGGATCGACGGCTACGAGACCGCGACGCGGCTGCGCTCGTACCGCGGCCTCGATGGCTGCCCCATCGTGGTGCTCACCTCCCACGGGGATCGCGGGCTGTCGCTGAGCATCGGCTGCGACGGCTACATCGAGAAGCCCATCGACGTGGAGAAGTTCCCCGGTCAGCTCCGGGAGTTCCTCAAGGGCAAGCGGGAGAAGGTGAAGACCGCCGAGGAGCGCCGCTATCTGCGCGAGTACTCGCAGTCGCTGGTCGAGCGCCTGGAGGCCACCGTTCGCGAGTTGACCGCGGCCAACTCGCGCCTGCGGGCGGCGGCCCGGAGCAAGACCGAGTTCATGCAGAACCTCTCCCACGAGCTGGCGACGCCTCTCACGCCGATCACCGGGTACCTCAAGATCCTCAAGTCGGAGAAGACGGGCGCGCTCACCGAGCCGCAGCGGAAGATCCTCGACTCGATGCAGACGGCGTCCGAGCGCCTCTCCAGGACGATCGACAACCTGGTCGACTTCGCGACCCTGGAAAGCGGGGGATACGCGATCCACCGCGACACCTTCGATCCCCGTGCAGCCGCGAAGTCGGTGCTCGACGAGGAGAAGCCAAAGGCAAAGGCGCGCCGGATCACGCTCGAGCTTTCCGTCGATTCCCTTCCGGAGACGGGCTGGGGCGACGAGCGCAAGCTCAAGCAGGCGCTGGGGAACGTGATCGACAACGCGATCAAGTTCAGCCCCCACGGCAGCCACGTGCTGGTGCGGGTCGCCTCCGACAGCCAGCAGCTCTCTTTCGAGGTGTACGACCAGGGCGAAGGCATGCTCGCCGACGAGGCGGAGAAGGTCTTCGACCCGTTCTTCCATGCCGATCGCGTCGGGGAGGAGCGCGCGCCCGGAGCTGGTCTCGGGCTGCCGGTGGCGAAGCAGATCATCGAGGCGCACGGGGGAAGGATCTCCGCCGAGAGCCCGCCGAAGAACCAACCGGATTCCAAGGCGCACTTCTCCGGCACCAAGCTCTCGTTCTGGATCCCGCTGCGCGCGTTCGCGCCCAAGGAGCCGCACCCGACTCCTTTTCACGAGAGTGCGCCCGAGGGCGGAACGTCTTAA
- the mnmA gene encoding tRNA 2-thiouridine(34) synthase MnmA, translated as MISMIAMSGGVDSSVAAALAADLRGSDACAGVAMRLYSTADDAARTGRTCCAPDDLYDARRAAAKVGIRFYVYDAEERFRAQVIEPFIDSYARGETPNPCVRCNDHVKFDWLLDRARRLGAGELVTGHYARVERHDGRFRLMRAADASKDQSYFLHGLTQEELSMVQFPLGALTKVQVRGIARQRGLPNADKAESMEVCFVGTTPLREFLERHGVERARGEIVDMEGNVLGAHDGVHRFTVGQRRGIGSGFKLPLYVAALDAGRQRVVVGSREEAQRRDFRALEASWVQDRPLPGTRCEVQIRHRGKPLPAVLDPSGAQVEVKLLEPALGVAPGQSAVFYQGDEVLGGATIAGS; from the coding sequence GTGATCTCGATGATCGCCATGTCGGGCGGGGTCGACTCCTCCGTCGCAGCGGCGCTGGCTGCGGACCTGCGCGGCAGCGATGCCTGCGCCGGTGTCGCCATGCGGCTGTATTCGACGGCCGACGATGCGGCGCGCACCGGCCGGACCTGCTGCGCGCCCGACGATTTGTACGACGCCCGTCGCGCGGCCGCGAAGGTCGGAATCCGCTTCTACGTCTACGATGCGGAGGAGCGATTCCGCGCTCAGGTGATCGAGCCGTTCATCGACTCCTATGCGCGCGGCGAGACGCCCAATCCCTGCGTGCGCTGCAACGATCACGTGAAGTTCGACTGGCTCCTCGACCGGGCCCGCAGGCTGGGAGCCGGGGAGCTCGTCACCGGCCACTACGCGCGCGTCGAGCGGCACGACGGCCGCTTCCGGCTGATGCGCGCGGCCGACGCGTCGAAGGACCAGAGCTACTTCCTCCACGGCCTGACGCAGGAGGAGCTGTCGATGGTGCAGTTCCCGCTCGGCGCGCTGACCAAGGTGCAAGTGCGCGGCATCGCGCGTCAGCGCGGACTTCCCAACGCCGACAAGGCGGAGAGCATGGAGGTCTGCTTCGTTGGCACCACGCCGCTGCGGGAGTTTCTCGAAAGGCACGGGGTCGAGCGGGCGCGCGGCGAGATCGTCGACATGGAGGGGAACGTGCTCGGAGCGCACGACGGCGTGCATCGGTTTACCGTCGGGCAGCGGCGGGGAATCGGCTCAGGCTTCAAGCTGCCGCTTTATGTCGCTGCCCTCGATGCTGGCCGCCAGCGGGTGGTGGTCGGGAGCCGCGAGGAGGCCCAGCGTCGCGATTTCCGTGCACTGGAGGCCTCGTGGGTCCAGGACCGGCCCCTGCCGGGGACGCGCTGCGAAGTCCAGATCCGGCACCGCGGCAAGCCTCTGCCGGCGGTCCTCGATCCCTCCGGCGCGCAAGTGGAGGTGAAGCTGCTCGAGCCGGCCCTCGGCGTCGCACCGGGGCAGAGCGCGGTCTTCTACCAGGGCGACGAAGTCCTGGGCGGCGCGACAATCGCCGGAAGCTGA
- the ttcA gene encoding tRNA 2-thiocytidine(32) synthetase TtcA, with protein sequence MSMLEKRLLRDVGRAIADFNLIEAGDRILVGVSGGKDSFTLLHLLQILKASAPIDFSLVACNLDQGHPGFPAADLQRYLRSTGAEVLMLREDTYSVVKRLVPQGKTACSVCSRLRRGILYGAARKLGCTKIALGHHRDDLIESLLLSMLFSGKMRSMPPRLRSDDGLNVVIRPLCYAAESEIAAFAAEMRFPIIPCDLCGSQENLQRKRVKRLLAELESEHPGVRASILGAMGNVMPEHLLDRAAIREQRGPDPWIDGEACTV encoded by the coding sequence ATGTCCATGCTGGAGAAGCGTCTGCTCCGCGACGTGGGTCGCGCCATCGCCGACTTCAACCTGATCGAGGCCGGCGATCGGATTCTCGTGGGTGTCTCGGGCGGCAAGGATTCCTTCACCCTCCTCCACCTGCTCCAGATCCTGAAGGCCAGCGCGCCGATCGACTTCTCGCTGGTCGCCTGCAACCTCGACCAAGGGCACCCCGGGTTTCCCGCCGCCGACCTCCAGCGGTACCTGCGCTCGACCGGAGCCGAAGTGCTGATGCTGCGGGAGGACACGTATTCGGTGGTCAAGCGGCTCGTCCCTCAGGGGAAGACCGCATGCTCCGTCTGCTCCAGGCTGCGCCGCGGCATCCTCTATGGCGCTGCCCGGAAGCTCGGCTGCACGAAGATCGCCCTCGGCCACCACCGGGACGACCTGATCGAGTCGCTGCTACTGTCGATGTTGTTTTCAGGCAAGATGCGGTCGATGCCGCCACGCCTGCGGAGCGACGACGGCCTCAACGTGGTCATCCGGCCGCTGTGTTATGCGGCGGAGAGCGAGATCGCCGCCTTCGCCGCGGAGATGAGGTTTCCGATCATCCCCTGCGACCTCTGCGGCTCGCAGGAGAACCTCCAGCGCAAGCGGGTGAAGCGACTGCTCGCGGAGCTGGAAAGCGAGCATCCCGGAGTCCGAGCCTCCATCCTGGGAGCGATGGGCAACGTGATGCCGGAGCACCTCCTCGACCGCGCCGCGATCCGGGAGCAGCGCGGACCGGATCCGTGGATCGACGGCGAAGCGTGTACAGTCTAG
- a CDS encoding MBL fold metallo-hydrolase, with amino-acid sequence MARRELAVAENVPGDLFVDETCIECDTCRELAPEVFGSLESGQSFVQHQPSDDSTWRRALHAVVSCPTASIGAERSAKEAARDLPVQLEGSIHRCGYSSESSYGAQSYFIRREDGNVLVDSPRFAGPLVRRIEELGGVRRMFLTHRDDVADHARFRERFRCERIIHRDDAVIDAEVLLDGDRDLAPGLQVIHLPGHTRGSCALLVDERYLFTGDHLWAWEGRLEMGRSVSWYSWTEQKKSLRKLLDYQFEWVLPGHGRSLHLPPDRMHEAVADLHRRLR; translated from the coding sequence ATGGCGCGGCGCGAGCTCGCGGTCGCGGAGAATGTTCCGGGCGACCTGTTCGTCGATGAGACCTGCATCGAGTGCGACACCTGCCGCGAGCTTGCGCCCGAGGTCTTCGGCAGCCTGGAGTCCGGACAGTCGTTCGTCCAGCATCAGCCCTCCGATGATTCCACCTGGCGCCGGGCCTTGCACGCGGTCGTGAGCTGCCCGACCGCCTCCATCGGCGCCGAGCGCAGCGCGAAGGAAGCGGCGCGGGACCTCCCGGTCCAACTCGAAGGATCGATCCATCGCTGCGGATACTCGAGCGAGTCGTCCTATGGCGCGCAGAGCTACTTCATCCGCCGCGAGGACGGGAACGTCCTCGTCGACTCGCCGCGATTCGCCGGGCCGCTCGTGAGACGCATCGAGGAGCTGGGCGGAGTCCGGCGCATGTTCCTGACCCACCGCGATGACGTGGCGGACCACGCCCGGTTCCGGGAGCGCTTCCGCTGCGAGCGGATCATCCATCGCGACGACGCCGTGATCGACGCGGAAGTCCTGCTCGACGGCGATCGGGATCTCGCGCCCGGCTTGCAGGTCATCCATCTGCCTGGACACACCCGCGGAAGCTGCGCGCTGCTGGTCGACGAGCGGTATCTGTTCACCGGCGACCATCTCTGGGCCTGGGAAGGTCGGCTGGAGATGGGACGCAGCGTCTCCTGGTACTCGTGGACGGAGCAGAAGAAGTCGTTGCGCAAGCTGCTCGATTATCAGTTCGAGTGGGTCCTGCCGGGCCACGGGCGGAGCCTCCATCTTCCGCCGGACCGCATGCACGAGGCCGTCGCCGACCTACACCGCCGCCTTCGCTGA
- a CDS encoding isoaspartyl peptidase/L-asparaginase, with protein MSYAGDLTQAEFDTLLDRKGGPAVVVHGGAGTRPDVDPSPYFEGTRRATEAGLRVLLQGGSALDAAQAAAVVLEDDPFFNAGTGAALTSEGEVELDASCMDGTTLRAGAVACVKTVKNPILAARRVCDDTPHVLLCGTGAEAFARECGIPAIANSSLITARQRARWEELHALALKEGADSVRRKIGTIGAVAVDAKGHVAACTSTGGTMYKRPGRVGDTPIIGAGTYADDHEAAASSTGLGEAILKVTMAREACAFVRDGVSPRRAAIDAVGLLRARAHGEGGIIVAGRDGRLGWACNTPRMSRALIRAGMSSAKAAV; from the coding sequence ATGTCCTACGCGGGAGATCTGACGCAGGCGGAGTTCGACACCCTGCTGGACCGCAAGGGCGGCCCGGCGGTGGTGGTCCACGGCGGGGCCGGAACGCGGCCGGACGTGGATCCGTCGCCCTACTTCGAGGGCACGCGCCGGGCCACCGAGGCGGGATTGCGCGTGCTTCTTCAGGGAGGCTCCGCCCTGGACGCCGCCCAGGCGGCAGCGGTGGTCCTGGAGGACGATCCCTTCTTCAACGCCGGCACCGGCGCCGCGCTCACCAGCGAAGGCGAAGTGGAGCTGGACGCGAGCTGCATGGACGGGACGACGCTGCGGGCGGGTGCCGTCGCCTGCGTGAAGACGGTGAAGAACCCCATCCTCGCCGCGCGCCGCGTCTGCGACGACACGCCCCATGTTCTTCTCTGCGGCACCGGGGCGGAGGCGTTTGCACGCGAGTGCGGAATCCCCGCGATTGCGAATTCGTCGCTGATCACGGCCCGGCAGCGCGCCCGCTGGGAGGAGTTGCACGCGCTGGCGCTCAAGGAAGGCGCCGACAGCGTGCGCCGCAAGATCGGCACCATCGGCGCCGTCGCCGTGGACGCCAAGGGCCACGTCGCGGCCTGCACCTCGACTGGCGGCACCATGTACAAGCGGCCTGGCCGCGTCGGCGACACGCCGATCATCGGCGCCGGCACCTACGCCGACGATCACGAAGCGGCGGCCAGCTCGACGGGCCTGGGAGAGGCGATTCTCAAGGTCACGATGGCCCGCGAGGCGTGCGCATTCGTCCGGGATGGGGTCTCTCCGCGCCGGGCGGCCATCGACGCCGTCGGTCTTCTGCGGGCGCGCGCCCACGGCGAGGGCGGCATCATCGTCGCCGGCCGGGACGGCCGCCTCGGCTGGGCCTGCAATACGCCGCGCATGTCCCGCGCGTTGATCCGAGCGGGAATGTCCTCAGCGAAGGCGGCGGTGTAG
- a CDS encoding acetyl-CoA C-acetyltransferase has product MDMAAERKVQEVVIVGAARTPIGAFQGSLSSLPAPRLGAVAIKAALERAGVKPEEVKTVFMGHVLQGGVGQAPARQASLYAGIPKTVPCVTVNKVCGSGLEAVIEAARVIALGEADVLVAGGMESMSNAPYFTHSMRNGARMGNVEMKDLMIHDGLWDPYNDMHMGMCGEKCAADFQFSRSAQDEYARETTLRAQKAQKEGAFKAEIAAVEIVDKKGGKTVVDEDEGPKLAKPDKIASLKPAFKKDGTVTAANASSINDGAAAVVLMSAERAKRENRTVLARLGDFGHAARDPVEFTIAPADAINQALGRARLKATDIDLWEINEAFAVVAMANNKLLGITPDRVNVRGGAVVLGHPIGASGCRLLVTLLYAMKDLNKKRGIASLCIGGGEGIALIVERD; this is encoded by the coding sequence ATGGACATGGCCGCAGAGCGGAAGGTGCAGGAAGTCGTGATCGTCGGCGCCGCCAGGACTCCCATCGGCGCGTTCCAGGGATCGTTGTCGAGCCTGCCCGCTCCCCGGTTGGGGGCGGTCGCCATCAAGGCGGCGCTGGAGCGCGCGGGCGTGAAGCCCGAAGAGGTGAAGACGGTCTTCATGGGCCATGTGCTGCAGGGCGGCGTCGGTCAGGCCCCCGCGCGGCAGGCCTCGCTGTACGCCGGCATCCCGAAGACCGTGCCCTGTGTGACGGTGAACAAGGTCTGCGGGTCGGGCCTCGAGGCGGTCATCGAGGCAGCGCGCGTCATCGCGCTAGGCGAGGCCGACGTGCTGGTCGCGGGCGGCATGGAGAGCATGTCGAACGCGCCGTACTTCACGCACTCGATGCGCAACGGCGCGCGCATGGGGAACGTGGAGATGAAGGATCTCATGATCCACGACGGTCTCTGGGACCCGTACAACGACATGCACATGGGAATGTGCGGCGAGAAATGCGCTGCCGACTTCCAGTTCTCCCGCAGCGCCCAGGACGAGTACGCGCGCGAGACCACGCTGCGCGCGCAGAAGGCGCAGAAGGAAGGCGCCTTCAAGGCGGAGATCGCGGCGGTCGAGATCGTCGACAAGAAGGGCGGCAAGACCGTCGTCGACGAGGACGAAGGCCCGAAGCTCGCCAAGCCGGACAAGATCGCGTCGCTCAAGCCCGCGTTCAAGAAGGACGGCACCGTCACCGCGGCAAACGCCTCGTCGATCAACGACGGAGCGGCGGCGGTGGTGCTCATGTCGGCTGAACGGGCGAAGCGGGAAAACCGTACCGTCCTCGCCCGGCTCGGCGACTTCGGTCACGCGGCGCGCGACCCGGTGGAGTTCACCATCGCCCCGGCCGACGCCATCAACCAGGCCCTCGGCCGCGCCCGGCTGAAGGCGACGGACATCGATCTCTGGGAGATCAACGAAGCGTTCGCCGTTGTAGCGATGGCGAACAACAAGCTGCTCGGGATCACGCCGGACAGGGTGAACGTCCGCGGTGGCGCGGTGGTCCTCGGACACCCCATCGGGGCGTCGGGGTGCCGCCTGCTGGTCACGTTGCTCTACGCGATGAAGGATCTGAACAAGAAGCGTGGCATCGCCTCGCTCTGCATCGGCGGCGGCGAAGGCATCGCGCTCATCGTCGAGCGGGATTGA
- a CDS encoding CoA transferase subunit A produces MNKVVANADEAIRDMQDGAVIMSGGFGLCGNPENLIKAIHRKGVKNLTIISNNCGTTDKGLGVLLQSKQVRKMIASYVGENKEFERQFLQKELEVELNPQGTLAERIRAGGAGLGGFFTPTGAGTQIAQGKESRVIDGKEMILEKPLKADYAIVRAWKGDKWGNLVFRKTARNFSPMMATAARITIAEVENLVEIGEIDGDEVHVPSVYVKRIFKGTSYEKPVEKRTVRKA; encoded by the coding sequence ATGAACAAGGTCGTCGCCAACGCGGACGAGGCCATCCGGGACATGCAGGATGGCGCGGTCATCATGTCGGGTGGGTTCGGCCTCTGCGGGAATCCGGAGAACCTGATCAAGGCCATCCACCGCAAGGGCGTGAAGAACCTCACCATCATCTCCAACAACTGCGGCACCACCGACAAAGGCCTGGGAGTCCTGCTGCAGAGCAAGCAGGTCAGGAAGATGATCGCGAGCTACGTCGGCGAGAACAAGGAGTTCGAGCGCCAGTTCCTCCAGAAGGAGCTGGAGGTGGAGCTGAATCCGCAGGGCACGCTCGCGGAGCGCATCCGCGCCGGCGGCGCCGGGCTGGGGGGCTTCTTCACCCCCACCGGTGCCGGCACGCAGATCGCGCAAGGCAAGGAGAGCCGCGTCATCGACGGCAAGGAGATGATCCTGGAGAAGCCGCTCAAGGCCGACTACGCCATCGTCCGCGCCTGGAAGGGCGACAAGTGGGGCAACCTCGTCTTCCGCAAGACGGCGCGCAACTTCAGCCCGATGATGGCGACGGCCGCGCGGATCACCATCGCCGAGGTCGAGAACCTGGTCGAGATCGGCGAGATCGACGGCGACGAGGTCCATGTCCCCTCGGTCTACGTGAAGCGGATCTTCAAAGGGACGAGCTACGAGAAGCCGGTCGAGAAGCGCACGGTGAGGAAGGCCTGA